The following DNA comes from Bacillota bacterium.
AAAGAAAGCCTCTATGGTCTGGCGACCATTGTAAAAGTGAAAAGCTTCCACTGAGGAGAGTTTCTCTCTACCAATATTGGTATATAGAATCGTATAGATAAGTTCTCCTTTTGTATCGAGTATTTGAACCAGTATTCTTCGCACCCCGTTTTTTAAGGGTGGCAATTCTACCACCCAGGTAGCTTCATCAACCTTAGTGTAGCATGCAAAAGGTACAGTTTCTGCAATTTTGGCAGCCTGCGTAGTAGAGTACCCCTTTACTACAAACTTAAGCCCTTTTAAGCTTGCAAGATACGCAATGTTTTTTAAAGCACCATAACCACTGTCTGCCCGGATGATAAGCTTGCCTTGACGGATTTGGTCGGGATATTTTACTAAAACAGCTTCAACTAAATCCTTTAGTCGGTTCTGACAGTGCGTATTGCCCGTGTCCAGGTAAAGGGCTATAGCTTCGGAATATTCACCGGCAAAGGCAGCAGATATTTGGTAACCGGTTTTACCCCTTTTTCTAGGGAAGTAGCCTTTATCGCTAAACTCATAAGTCTTACCACCTGCTATTAGGCCGGACATATCGATATCTATTACTACATCATTATTAGAAGCTGTGGAAAGACTGTATTTACTGAATAACTCATTATGGATATTTTCAAGCTGCTTTATGTTTTCATCATCGGTGCGAGTGAGCAGGGTATTAATCTGTGACTGGTCGGGGAAGTGTTCCATTCCCAGTAAATTTGCAGCCAGTTTCTCAGGACCTAATACCTCATTAATGTCTTTGGTATACTCACAGCCCATGATAACAGAGGCAATTATGGTAAGTAATTTCTGGTAAACAGAGTACTTTACTTCTTTCATCTTAAGGCTGAAAGCCTTAAGCGGAGCGAAAAAGCCGGTATCCAGGCCAAACTGTAATACAGATGCCAGCCAAGCGGAAGTAGTTTCATTCTTGCAATCACTAGTTGAAGTTGTTATCCTATCCATAGGGTAATACCACCTTTCGATTAGTGTTGTGATGAATTACTACTTCGATAGGCAGCGGTATTGCCCTCTTTGCATTTATTGGCCTGTTTACCAAGGTAATATTACCCATACTTTACGATGATGTTTGTACGAAATCTAGGTAGTGAATATGAAATTGCATAGGCTACAGATATAAATGCTATAATGATGAGGATTTTTAAAGTGGCTC
Coding sequences within:
- a CDS encoding transposase → MDRITTSTSDCKNETTSAWLASVLQFGLDTGFFAPLKAFSLKMKEVKYSVYQKLLTIIASVIMGCEYTKDINEVLGPEKLAANLLGMEHFPDQSQINTLLTRTDDENIKQLENIHNELFSKYSLSTASNNDVVIDIDMSGLIAGGKTYEFSDKGYFPRKRGKTGYQISAAFAGEYSEAIALYLDTGNTHCQNRLKDLVEAVLVKYPDQIRQGKLIIRADSGYGALKNIAYLASLKGLKFVVKGYSTTQAAKIAETVPFACYTKVDEATWVVELPPLKNGVRRILVQILDTKGELIYTILYTNIGREKLSSVEAFHFYNGRQTIEAFFKMAKNTYGIKNLRTRKFYGIYTFLWMVFMTHNLITWFKAIKLSCTKLKDVGVKTLVKKCSRIKGFVERTIECIKVIIPPLSKLAQLLIEALLQPNYIQLSFLD